TCCGATTATCGGGAAATGGAACGGGCATAACTTTTAAACAGGCTCGTTACTTCGTCGCATTTTTGAATATATTTAGGGGCATGAAAAGAAATATTGTCCTATTACTCTTCACATTTTTGCCCATGACCGCCGTTTTGGCCCAAGAAAAGAGGCCAGGACCGATCATCAATGGTTACGGTGCGGTCTGGGATGTTACCCACCCCGATTACAAAACAAGGATTGGTACTGATTTTAAGGTAGTCTTCGATATTATGAACAGCCCCGAAGATCCCTCAACACTCAATAAAAGCATCGAAACGGCTGCACGTTTTATGAACATGCACGCCAGAAGTGGTGTAAAACCAGAGAACATGAAGGTCATGTTGGTGGTTCACAACAAGGCATCCAAAGATATTTTGGCAAATACCGGCTACCGAAAGCGGTTCGGAACCGACAATCCGAATGCCGAAATGATTGCGCAGTTGATGGATGCAGGGGTGCAGTTCGTTTTCTGTGGGCAATCATCCCTTTCGCGCAACATACCCATTGAAGAGGCAATAGAAGGGGTTCAATTGGCCCTATCGGCCATGACGGCCCTCATTCAAGCACAAAACGACGGATACCGGTTAATTAAATTCTAAACTATTTATCATGC
This portion of the Flagellimonas lutaonensis genome encodes:
- a CDS encoding DsrE family protein, whose protein sequence is MKRNIVLLLFTFLPMTAVLAQEKRPGPIINGYGAVWDVTHPDYKTRIGTDFKVVFDIMNSPEDPSTLNKSIETAARFMNMHARSGVKPENMKVMLVVHNKASKDILANTGYRKRFGTDNPNAEMIAQLMDAGVQFVFCGQSSLSRNIPIEEAIEGVQLALSAMTALIQAQNDGYRLIKF